In Hallerella succinigenes, the following are encoded in one genomic region:
- a CDS encoding SDR family NAD(P)-dependent oxidoreductase: MLNVQNRWCLITGASRGVGREIAKKMASLGANLILQSRCRKHSEETAKIVREMGIQALSVECVLEDAKSVAAMLSEIDSTSLNVELVFNNAGLMSQYFVDYTSNTLEDFHQAMAVNFYAPIQIAYHFLPKMIQNGFGRMQLTTSGIANEPELAAYACAKAALTKFVKDFACKLNGTDVMMNVMDPGWLRTDLGGPKAPNAVESVIPGALVGVLLEDKKSGRWFSAQDYVDMDVESAVKKAESVE, translated from the coding sequence ATGTTGAATGTTCAGAATCGTTGGTGCTTGATTACAGGCGCTTCGCGTGGTGTAGGTCGTGAAATTGCAAAAAAAATGGCTTCGCTCGGTGCAAATTTGATTTTGCAGAGCCGTTGTCGCAAGCATTCTGAAGAAACCGCAAAAATTGTCCGCGAAATGGGCATACAGGCTCTTTCGGTAGAATGTGTTTTGGAAGATGCCAAGTCTGTGGCGGCTATGCTTTCGGAAATCGATTCGACGAGTTTGAACGTGGAATTGGTTTTTAACAATGCCGGTTTGATGAGCCAATATTTTGTCGATTATACGTCGAATACGCTTGAAGATTTCCACCAGGCAATGGCGGTGAATTTTTATGCTCCGATCCAGATTGCTTATCACTTTTTGCCGAAGATGATTCAGAACGGTTTTGGTCGTATGCAGCTTACGACGAGCGGTATTGCAAATGAACCGGAACTCGCCGCTTATGCTTGTGCAAAGGCCGCCTTGACCAAGTTTGTGAAGGATTTTGCTTGCAAATTGAACGGAACCGATGTGATGATGAACGTGATGGATCCGGGTTGGCTCCGCACGGATCTCGGCGGTCCAAAGGCGCCGAATGCTGTTGAATCGGTTATTCCGGGAGCACTTGTCGGTGTCCTGCTTGAAGATAAGAAGAGCGGTCGCTGGTTCAGTGCACAGGATTACGTCGATATGGACGTCGAATCTGCGGTGAAAAAAGCGGAATCCGTCGAATAG
- the murD gene encoding UDP-N-acetylmuramoyl-L-alanine--D-glutamate ligase, with amino-acid sequence MKQNLIGPVGILGFGVEGKSTLNYLLRNGIKDIVVMDKNPVELPELPSDAKVQTFDGEKYMEGLKNCVTVVRSAGVYPMQQELFHFQMNGGVITSQIEIFLAETNSRSVVGVTGTLGKGSTVSMIRHALNACKIPCVIGGNFGVPALDLLEDDSADRVSILELSSFQLMTLPMSPHVGIVLRVSTEHLDWHKSVEEYRDAKANLVRWQKRTDYCVYIQDAAPSAAIARESGAQKLSYGSKDADAVFTPDSLSIDGYTLKLSDCKIRGAYQLENMAAALLAVKALGADVATALQSLKSYEALQFRMEFKGEKRGIEFYNDSYATRPDATMAAVRSMKRPFSLILGGSEKNADFTELSNLLATLPNLKKISLIGATAKRMLESLKLAGVSVPKQIFPGLDEAFADACSLGEGSAVLLSPACASFGLFKNYKVRGQCFDALVEKF; translated from the coding sequence ATGAAACAGAATTTGATAGGCCCGGTGGGCATCCTCGGATTTGGTGTCGAAGGCAAGAGCACTTTGAATTACCTGCTGCGAAACGGCATCAAGGACATTGTAGTGATGGACAAAAATCCGGTGGAACTTCCTGAACTTCCGTCCGATGCAAAGGTGCAAACCTTTGACGGTGAAAAGTATATGGAAGGTCTCAAGAACTGCGTGACAGTCGTGCGTTCTGCAGGCGTTTACCCGATGCAGCAGGAACTTTTCCACTTCCAGATGAACGGTGGCGTGATCACGAGCCAAATCGAAATCTTCCTTGCGGAAACGAATTCGAGGTCGGTCGTTGGTGTAACGGGTACGCTTGGCAAAGGCAGTACGGTCAGCATGATTCGCCATGCTTTGAATGCTTGCAAAATTCCTTGCGTCATCGGTGGAAACTTTGGCGTGCCGGCTCTCGATCTTTTGGAGGATGATTCCGCAGACCGTGTTTCGATTCTCGAACTTTCGTCGTTCCAGCTGATGACGCTTCCGATGTCACCGCATGTGGGCATTGTACTGCGCGTTTCGACGGAACACTTGGACTGGCACAAGTCCGTGGAAGAATATCGCGACGCAAAGGCAAATCTGGTGCGTTGGCAAAAACGGACCGATTACTGCGTGTACATCCAGGATGCGGCGCCTTCTGCTGCGATTGCTCGTGAAAGCGGAGCGCAGAAACTTTCTTACGGCTCCAAGGATGCGGATGCGGTCTTTACCCCGGATTCTCTTTCGATCGACGGTTATACGCTCAAACTTTCGGATTGCAAAATCCGCGGTGCTTATCAGCTTGAAAATATGGCGGCGGCGCTCCTTGCGGTGAAGGCTCTTGGCGCGGATGTCGCCACTGCCTTGCAGTCGCTTAAGTCTTATGAAGCTTTGCAGTTCCGCATGGAATTCAAGGGCGAAAAACGCGGCATTGAATTTTACAATGACTCTTACGCGACCCGCCCGGATGCGACGATGGCTGCGGTCAGGAGCATGAAACGCCCGTTCTCTTTGATCCTTGGCGGATCGGAAAAAAATGCGGACTTTACGGAACTTTCAAATCTCCTTGCGACGCTTCCGAATTTGAAGAAAATTTCTTTGATCGGAGCAACGGCAAAACGCATGCTCGAATCGTTAAAGCTCGCCGGTGTTTCGGTGCCAAAGCAGATTTTCCCGGGCCTCGATGAAGCCTTTGCAGACGCCTGCTCTCTTGGAGAAGGTTCCGCAGTACTTCTTTCCCCGGCTTGCGCAAGCTTCGGACTTTTTAAGAATTACAAGGTGCGCGGCCAATGTTTTGACGCCTTGGTTGAAAAATTCTAA
- a CDS encoding M16 family metallopeptidase, translating to MLRQKILRTELDNGITVLTDYMPGAYSANVGAWIPRGSRHETAETNGLAHFYEHLVFKGTEKRSAFEIAHTIEDRGGNLEAYTTRQETGFYAQVVREDVPLALDVISDMLMHPRFDSKEIEKERKVIIEEVHSYDDIAEECVGDLFNAIHYKGCGLEFPIAGTVKTVKGLTRTDLLEYERQVLEDLPLTVCAAGKVDHEKFVELVQQYFEAKKSAKKPFANPYKANALQKTKTKKELSQSNLFWGTSFDFADGNMDFLRALGLFNVAFGADMGSRLFQKVREERGLAYSVYSITDVFKDTLGWGVSLATAPHKMNVALSIAQKEFQNFLQNGFEKGELERTKMNVIGGLRIAADSCEKRLMRLADQSLHLGTVYSMVETEAQVKAFSEERVVELLREAFKDAPFATAIVKPAKK from the coding sequence ATGCTTCGTCAAAAGATTTTGAGAACGGAACTCGATAACGGGATTACCGTTCTCACGGATTATATGCCCGGCGCCTATTCGGCGAATGTGGGAGCTTGGATTCCCCGCGGTTCTCGCCATGAAACAGCGGAAACGAACGGGCTTGCGCATTTTTACGAACATCTCGTTTTTAAGGGAACGGAGAAGCGTTCCGCTTTTGAAATTGCGCACACAATCGAAGACCGCGGCGGAAACCTCGAAGCCTATACGACGCGACAGGAAACGGGCTTTTACGCCCAAGTGGTCCGCGAGGATGTGCCTCTTGCCTTGGACGTCATCTCTGACATGCTGATGCACCCGCGTTTCGATTCGAAAGAAATTGAAAAGGAACGCAAAGTCATCATCGAAGAAGTGCACAGCTACGACGATATTGCCGAGGAATGCGTGGGAGACCTCTTCAACGCGATCCATTACAAGGGCTGTGGCTTGGAATTTCCGATTGCGGGAACGGTCAAGACCGTAAAAGGTTTAACGCGAACCGACCTGCTTGAATATGAACGACAGGTTCTGGAAGATTTGCCGCTCACGGTGTGCGCAGCCGGTAAAGTCGATCACGAAAAATTCGTAGAACTGGTGCAGCAATATTTTGAAGCGAAAAAATCTGCCAAGAAGCCTTTTGCAAATCCGTACAAGGCGAACGCCCTTCAAAAGACAAAGACCAAAAAGGAACTGAGCCAGTCAAATCTTTTTTGGGGAACGAGCTTTGACTTTGCAGACGGGAATATGGATTTTTTAAGAGCACTCGGTCTTTTCAATGTAGCTTTTGGTGCCGACATGGGTTCGCGCCTTTTCCAAAAGGTGCGTGAAGAACGCGGCCTCGCTTATTCCGTCTATTCGATAACGGACGTTTTCAAGGATACACTTGGCTGGGGCGTTTCGCTTGCGACCGCTCCGCATAAAATGAACGTAGCCCTTTCCATTGCACAGAAGGAATTTCAAAACTTTTTGCAGAACGGATTTGAAAAGGGTGAACTCGAACGCACCAAGATGAATGTAATCGGTGGCCTTCGCATTGCTGCGGACAGCTGTGAAAAACGTTTAATGCGCCTCGCCGATCAGAGCTTGCATTTGGGAACTGTCTATTCGATGGTGGAAACCGAGGCGCAGGTAAAGGCTTTTTCGGAAGAACGTGTAGTGGAACTTTTGCGCGAAGCGTTTAAGGACGCTCCGTTTGCGACGGCGATTGTGAAGCCGGCGAAAAAATAA
- a CDS encoding T9SS type A sorting domain-containing protein, whose amino-acid sequence MKISHFAVAGLVAVGLSHATVHFPFPQNLDYGNANAATLTDKATAATQLQTAFDYYYTTFYRENGDYACIRADPGDNQCFSEGIGYGMLMMVYFSNNEKNYQAEFDKLWALYKAAEDKNGLMNWKIGNADPTQVWGEYAATDAEVDVAAALIMASYQFGDETYLSEAKTLLQNVRTYEFETNGLHKPGDNWNDKKNPSYISPAYYYLFAAVDTDGAEFWNTTAMDANYALLEANSASHTTGLFDNWTNASGADLESMYGYDASRTPWRLGQAWYWFSDSRAQALLQKMGTWASTQSASNVAGSISVSGTMGADHNNTFVATVMTSLSASTAFQSKLDEYWNETVSTTNSDANLKYFQKSMEILNGLLVSGNMPNFASGALPVSISKAPKALSSAVVMQGKQLNLKVSGAAQVKLFNLTGHEVWNTHVAAGTSTVSLSKIPNGVYMVQIRSGEKSEMHKIRVQ is encoded by the coding sequence ATGAAAATTTCCCATTTTGCAGTAGCTGGACTTGTCGCCGTTGGACTTTCCCATGCGACAGTCCATTTCCCGTTTCCGCAGAATTTGGATTATGGGAACGCAAATGCAGCGACGCTGACGGACAAGGCGACCGCGGCGACCCAGTTGCAGACTGCTTTTGATTATTACTACACGACCTTTTACCGTGAAAACGGAGACTACGCCTGTATCCGTGCCGATCCGGGTGATAACCAGTGCTTCTCGGAAGGGATTGGCTACGGCATGCTGATGATGGTTTACTTCAGCAATAACGAAAAGAATTACCAGGCGGAATTCGATAAGCTCTGGGCGCTTTACAAGGCGGCGGAAGACAAGAACGGTTTGATGAACTGGAAAATCGGCAATGCGGACCCGACTCAGGTTTGGGGCGAATACGCGGCGACCGATGCGGAAGTCGATGTGGCGGCCGCCTTGATCATGGCTTCTTACCAATTTGGCGATGAGACGTACTTGTCGGAAGCGAAAACGCTTTTGCAGAATGTGCGCACTTATGAATTTGAAACGAACGGCTTGCATAAGCCCGGCGACAACTGGAACGACAAAAAGAACCCGAGTTATATTTCTCCGGCGTATTATTACCTGTTCGCGGCGGTCGATACGGATGGTGCGGAATTTTGGAATACGACGGCGATGGATGCGAACTATGCGCTTCTCGAAGCGAATTCCGCATCGCATACAACCGGCCTTTTTGACAACTGGACAAATGCAAGTGGTGCCGATTTGGAAAGCATGTACGGCTATGATGCTTCCCGTACTCCGTGGCGTTTGGGACAGGCTTGGTACTGGTTCAGCGATTCGCGCGCCCAGGCATTGCTACAAAAAATGGGAACTTGGGCAAGTACGCAGTCCGCTTCGAATGTGGCAGGTTCGATTTCTGTGAGCGGTACGATGGGCGCTGATCATAACAATACCTTTGTGGCTACGGTAATGACCTCCCTTTCGGCAAGCACGGCTTTTCAGTCGAAGCTCGATGAATATTGGAATGAAACCGTTTCGACGACGAACAGCGATGCCAATTTGAAATACTTCCAAAAGTCGATGGAAATCTTGAACGGTCTTCTTGTTTCTGGAAACATGCCGAACTTTGCTTCGGGAGCTTTGCCGGTTTCGATTTCCAAGGCTCCGAAGGCGCTTTCTTCAGCGGTCGTGATGCAAGGCAAACAGTTGAACTTGAAGGTTTCGGGTGCGGCACAAGTCAAGCTGTTTAATTTGACAGGTCATGAAGTTTGGAATACGCATGTGGCTGCAGGAACTTCGACGGTTTCTCTTTCGAAAATCCCGAATGGCGTTTATATGGTGCAGATTCGTTCCGGTGAAAAATCGGAAATGCACAAAATTCGTGTCCAATAA
- a CDS encoding NAD(P)H-binding protein — translation MIVTLLGSTGLVGKEVLQFLEASSFVEKIILPVRKIGKGPVGAKSYPVEIDFENLKLHKNIFLADAVICCLGTTLKKAGSKKAREHVDLQIPLAAAAISKAQKVKHFLVVSAQGANPHSPFHYNRTKGLLEEGLSMLGFPSLTIVRPSLLLGKRSEYRAAENFLQKISEKHLHFFPEFWRPVHAKAVAATLIASLEYPPTGKHVIFNRTIARSDAF, via the coding sequence ATGATTGTCACCTTACTCGGATCCACAGGACTCGTCGGCAAGGAAGTTCTCCAGTTTTTGGAAGCATCTTCCTTTGTCGAAAAAATTATTCTCCCCGTCCGCAAAATCGGAAAAGGTCCCGTCGGCGCTAAAAGCTATCCCGTCGAAATTGACTTCGAAAACTTAAAGCTCCACAAGAACATTTTTCTTGCGGATGCGGTCATCTGTTGCCTTGGAACGACCTTGAAAAAGGCGGGATCGAAAAAAGCCCGCGAGCATGTCGATTTACAGATTCCGCTCGCCGCAGCGGCAATTTCCAAGGCTCAAAAGGTGAAACATTTTTTGGTCGTCAGTGCGCAAGGGGCAAATCCCCATTCACCATTCCACTACAACCGAACCAAAGGCCTTTTGGAAGAAGGTTTAAGCATGCTCGGATTTCCTTCTCTCACGATCGTTCGACCGTCTTTACTGCTCGGAAAACGCTCCGAATATCGTGCAGCGGAAAATTTCTTGCAAAAGATTTCCGAGAAGCATCTGCACTTCTTCCCGGAATTTTGGAGACCGGTCCACGCCAAAGCGGTAGCTGCAACCCTCATCGCTTCGCTCGAATATCCGCCGACCGGAAAGCACGTCATCTTCAACCGCACCATTGCACGGAGCGACGCTTTTTAA
- the rsmB gene encoding 16S rRNA (cytosine(967)-C(5))-methyltransferase RsmB, protein MLQDDGLKERLSALYALIDWIKNGTMLREHALSPFAKELALGVCRRHLRLQHAIKKNVHRMPSVEVQCVLEMGIYQIFFMNVPSHAAVDSSAELARRASLGEGSVKLVNGVLRGLEREGLPTLPAQNVQRISIEYSLPEWIVRRLLDGYGSAHAEEFAKETVERPSQWIRVNTCRISASELKEKLMLSGRIYKDRYLEVIEGANEPHLVELLKSDFFEKGLFSVQNPAAYEVARLLNVEENMTVWDACAAPGGKSALLAEDNPTAKILASDVSEERLRPMVDLAKRLKISHVEVQTVDATKCEFVDKFDRVLLDVPCSNLGVLSRRPEVKYRLTQNDLKELPKLQFEILEASSAAVKKGGELVYATCSPDRAETDKVVQKFLEKHPDFEKKEEIRIGQNAFGLDHFFAASLRRKS, encoded by the coding sequence GTGCTTCAAGACGATGGCTTAAAGGAACGCCTTTCGGCGCTTTATGCTCTGATCGATTGGATCAAGAACGGAACCATGTTGCGGGAGCATGCTCTTTCGCCGTTTGCGAAAGAACTCGCCTTGGGCGTGTGCAGACGCCATTTGCGCCTGCAGCATGCAATCAAAAAGAATGTCCATCGGATGCCGAGCGTGGAAGTACAGTGCGTTCTGGAGATGGGCATTTACCAGATCTTCTTTATGAATGTGCCGAGCCATGCTGCGGTGGATTCGAGTGCGGAGCTTGCTCGGCGTGCAAGCCTGGGCGAAGGTTCTGTGAAGCTTGTGAATGGTGTGTTGCGCGGTCTCGAACGAGAGGGCTTACCTACACTTCCGGCGCAGAACGTGCAACGAATCAGCATTGAATATTCCCTTCCGGAATGGATTGTCCGTCGGCTGCTCGACGGCTACGGATCTGCCCATGCAGAAGAATTTGCAAAGGAAACGGTCGAACGTCCGAGCCAGTGGATTCGCGTAAACACGTGCAGGATTTCGGCATCGGAGCTGAAAGAAAAGTTGATGCTTTCGGGCCGCATTTACAAGGACCGTTATTTGGAAGTCATCGAAGGCGCGAATGAACCGCACCTGGTTGAACTTTTGAAAAGCGATTTCTTTGAAAAAGGGCTCTTCTCTGTGCAGAATCCGGCGGCTTACGAAGTCGCGCGCCTGTTGAACGTGGAAGAAAATATGACCGTCTGGGATGCTTGTGCGGCTCCGGGCGGAAAGTCTGCGCTTCTTGCCGAAGACAATCCGACGGCGAAGATTTTAGCTTCGGATGTTTCAGAAGAACGTTTACGCCCGATGGTGGATCTGGCGAAACGATTGAAGATTTCCCATGTAGAAGTGCAGACGGTCGATGCGACAAAGTGTGAATTTGTGGACAAGTTTGATAGAGTGTTGCTCGACGTCCCGTGCAGCAACCTGGGCGTTCTTTCCCGCCGTCCAGAAGTCAAGTATCGTTTGACGCAAAACGATTTGAAGGAACTGCCGAAGCTCCAGTTTGAAATCTTGGAAGCTTCGAGTGCGGCGGTGAAAAAGGGTGGCGAACTCGTTTACGCTACCTGTAGCCCGGACCGTGCCGAGACCGATAAGGTTGTGCAGAAGTTCCTAGAAAAGCATCCCGATTTCGAAAAGAAAGAAGAGATTCGCATCGGCCAGAATGCCTTTGGACTCGATCACTTCTTTGCAGCATCCCTTCGGAGAAAATCATGA
- the fmt gene encoding methionyl-tRNA formyltransferase: MRIVFMGTPDFAAHFLDHLSKGPHELVAVVTQPDRPVGRGRVLTAPPVKNKALELGLPVLQPVSVKEESFALDLERYKADLFVVVAFSILPKRVLGCSKFGAVNVHGSLLPKYRGAAPVQWAIAKGDEKTGVSVFLLDEKMDHGPLLEQREFSIDLFDTSEDVLNKMVEPGSEALDKALDRIAYGNIEELSPQEHEKASPAPKLKKDDGKIDFNMSALEIHNRIRAFYPWPGGFCSFNGKTVYFRKTIPHHSTWLNPGEARGDKEKLYVGTSNGVLEVTEIQLEGKRAMPAADFLRGIQKKDKDNLCFKTMA, translated from the coding sequence ATGAGAATTGTTTTTATGGGTACGCCGGATTTCGCGGCGCATTTTTTGGATCATTTGAGTAAAGGTCCGCATGAATTGGTGGCTGTGGTGACGCAACCCGATCGCCCGGTGGGACGTGGCCGTGTTTTGACGGCTCCTCCTGTAAAGAATAAGGCTTTGGAACTCGGACTTCCTGTTTTGCAGCCGGTTTCGGTGAAGGAAGAATCTTTTGCGCTGGATTTAGAACGTTATAAGGCGGATCTTTTTGTGGTCGTCGCTTTTTCCATTTTGCCAAAACGAGTGCTAGGATGCTCCAAGTTCGGTGCGGTGAATGTGCATGGTAGCCTGCTTCCGAAATACCGTGGCGCGGCACCTGTACAGTGGGCGATTGCGAAGGGTGACGAAAAGACCGGCGTGAGTGTTTTCTTGCTCGATGAAAAAATGGATCACGGTCCGCTTCTTGAACAGCGTGAATTCTCGATTGATCTTTTTGACACTTCGGAAGATGTGCTGAACAAGATGGTGGAACCGGGTTCGGAAGCTTTGGACAAGGCTCTTGACCGTATTGCATACGGCAATATCGAAGAGCTTTCGCCGCAGGAACACGAAAAAGCGTCTCCCGCACCGAAGCTCAAAAAGGACGACGGCAAAATCGACTTTAATATGTCGGCTCTCGAAATTCACAACCGCATCCGCGCCTTTTATCCGTGGCCGGGTGGATTCTGTTCGTTCAACGGAAAGACTGTTTACTTCCGCAAAACGATTCCGCATCACAGCACCTGGCTAAATCCGGGCGAAGCCCGCGGCGACAAAGAAAAGCTCTATGTGGGAACCTCGAACGGGGTGCTCGAAGTGACAGAAATTCAGCTTGAAGGAAAGCGCGCAATGCCGGCAGCGGACTTCCTTCGCGGAATTCAAAAGAAGGATAAGGATAACCTGTGCTTCAAGACGATGGCTTAA
- a CDS encoding M18 family aminopeptidase encodes MDLLNYLNDSVTPWHAAANLAKQLQLQGFVELLEAEPWELALNSAYFVRRGAAIFAFRTPCKWTAKTRFRLTSAHTDFPALKITPNPDKNVAGFHLIHPEVYGGALINTWFDRDLGIAGIAMVQNRDKLEKKLVRMSALCRVPELAIHLNRGVNETGFQVNPQNHLNACLSGSASKLFVTSLEEEIGAKVIDFELQFFDAQPAALGGLSKEWIYSGRLDNLLSCEAIFDGLVSQTDASEQVRGALFFDNEEIGSETRTGAAGNFAEAMLERVAASGGISHGEFLGKLSDSILLSLDVAHATHPAYVEKMEPNHSPILGKGIVLKTNAKKRYASEAESNAVVKMLCQQNQIPLQIFVSRNDMPCGSTVGPHLSAELGIPTVDLGEAILSMHSIREMSAIADHDGMRKLMSAFYKA; translated from the coding sequence ATGGATCTGTTGAATTATTTGAACGATTCTGTAACGCCTTGGCACGCGGCGGCAAATTTGGCAAAGCAACTGCAATTGCAGGGATTTGTAGAACTTTTGGAAGCCGAGCCGTGGGAGCTTGCTTTGAACAGTGCTTATTTTGTGCGGCGCGGTGCGGCGATTTTTGCGTTCCGCACGCCGTGTAAGTGGACGGCGAAAACGCGTTTTCGATTGACGTCGGCGCATACGGATTTTCCCGCCTTAAAAATTACGCCGAATCCCGATAAAAATGTAGCGGGATTTCATTTGATTCATCCGGAAGTTTACGGCGGCGCTTTGATCAATACCTGGTTCGATCGGGATTTGGGAATTGCAGGCATTGCCATGGTGCAAAATCGGGACAAGCTTGAAAAGAAGCTTGTGCGGATGAGTGCGCTTTGCCGCGTGCCGGAACTCGCGATTCATTTGAATCGCGGTGTGAATGAGACCGGATTCCAGGTGAATCCGCAGAACCATTTGAACGCCTGCTTGAGCGGTTCCGCTTCTAAATTGTTTGTGACGAGCCTTGAAGAAGAAATCGGTGCAAAGGTTATCGATTTTGAACTGCAATTTTTTGACGCACAGCCCGCTGCTCTTGGAGGTCTTTCAAAGGAATGGATTTACTCGGGCCGCTTGGACAATTTGCTTTCTTGTGAAGCGATTTTTGACGGGCTCGTTTCGCAGACGGATGCTTCGGAACAGGTGCGAGGAGCGCTCTTCTTTGACAATGAGGAGATCGGTTCGGAAACGCGCACCGGTGCGGCTGGAAATTTTGCGGAAGCGATGCTTGAACGGGTGGCGGCAAGCGGTGGAATTTCTCATGGGGAATTTTTGGGAAAACTTTCCGATTCGATTCTGCTTTCGTTGGATGTGGCCCATGCGACGCATCCCGCTTACGTGGAAAAGATGGAACCGAATCATTCCCCGATTCTCGGCAAGGGAATTGTGCTGAAGACGAATGCGAAAAAACGTTATGCGAGCGAAGCCGAGTCTAATGCGGTGGTGAAAATGCTCTGCCAGCAAAATCAGATTCCGTTACAGATTTTTGTGAGCCGTAACGACATGCCGTGCGGCAGTACCGTGGGACCGCACCTTTCTGCGGAACTCGGAATTCCGACGGTCGATTTGGGCGAAGCGATTCTTTCGATGCACAGCATTCGTGAAATGAGCGCCATCGCCGATCATGATGGAATGCGCAAATTGATGAGCGCTTTTTACAAGGCGTAA
- a CDS encoding biotin--[acetyl-CoA-carboxylase] ligase, with protein sequence MNDIFCVERPFSEWEIHGFANRKAHLYSKLTSTHRYSKENISEFDVGDVLVADAQSSGRGRHERTWLSPEEKNLYFNILFSLEGFLPLQYPQLMQITAISLAQFFRAIGVNASVKWPNDILCEKKKFCGMISEILVKDGKKILTIGIGIDVNATAEDLEEIERPVTSLRLILGKALNREILLQKILQKLEESIEITRVQGIAPWIAEWRKMDQFIGHSARIVEGKEVVEGTILDINEDGSLLFRKNDGSIVSRYTGDLEI encoded by the coding sequence ATGAATGATATTTTTTGCGTAGAACGTCCTTTCTCCGAATGGGAAATTCACGGTTTTGCAAACCGAAAAGCCCATCTCTACTCCAAACTGACAAGCACTCACCGCTACAGCAAGGAAAACATTTCGGAATTCGACGTTGGCGATGTACTTGTAGCCGACGCGCAGTCAAGCGGACGCGGCAGGCACGAACGCACCTGGCTTTCGCCGGAAGAGAAAAATCTCTACTTCAATATTCTCTTCTCGCTTGAAGGCTTTTTGCCCCTGCAGTATCCGCAGCTGATGCAGATCACCGCCATTTCTCTCGCCCAGTTTTTTAGGGCGATCGGAGTGAACGCCAGCGTCAAATGGCCAAACGACATCCTTTGCGAAAAGAAAAAATTCTGTGGAATGATTTCCGAAATCCTTGTGAAAGACGGCAAAAAAATTTTGACGATAGGCATCGGAATCGACGTAAATGCAACAGCAGAAGATCTAGAAGAAATCGAACGTCCCGTGACAAGCCTTCGACTGATTTTGGGCAAGGCTCTAAACCGCGAAATTTTACTGCAAAAAATTCTTCAAAAGCTTGAAGAATCAATTGAAATCACCCGTGTACAAGGCATCGCGCCGTGGATTGCGGAATGGCGTAAAATGGACCAGTTCATCGGGCATTCCGCAAGAATAGTCGAAGGGAAAGAAGTCGTCGAAGGGACTATCCTCGACATCAACGAAGACGGGAGTCTTCTCTTTCGCAAAAACGATGGTTCTATCGTCAGCCGTTACACGGGCGACCTAGAAATTTAA
- a CDS encoding 4-hydroxybenzoate octaprenyltransferase, with protein MSVLSKIGEYGRMVRFSHSLFAMPFAIGSMWVAANGFRGMDVLQITKFVLLIVGCMVTARNSSMSFNRLVDAKFDAENPRTSKRHLVTGALSKKAVIGFIAVNAALFCLLAWLLNPLAGIFSFPVLCALAFYSYWKRFSWLCHWYLGFAIGMSPLGAWIAVRGEFAAFPIFLMFILMLWMGGFDIIYATQDEEIDKRQGLHSVPARFGRAKALKIALASHLAMLALCVIFGVYWQMGIAWWSVFALMAAAILYIHLFRKSDDLDAMNRDFFLANVGISVLVMLGLIVWILLGGDVNALR; from the coding sequence ATGAGTGTTCTTTCAAAGATTGGGGAATACGGTCGCATGGTGCGTTTTAGCCACTCGCTTTTTGCGATGCCTTTTGCAATCGGTTCGATGTGGGTTGCGGCAAACGGTTTTCGCGGCATGGATGTGCTTCAAATTACAAAGTTTGTACTGCTGATTGTCGGCTGCATGGTGACGGCGCGCAATAGTTCCATGTCGTTTAACCGTCTTGTCGATGCGAAGTTCGATGCGGAAAATCCGCGGACATCCAAGCGTCATTTGGTGACGGGCGCTCTTTCGAAAAAAGCGGTCATCGGTTTTATTGCGGTGAATGCGGCTCTCTTTTGCTTGCTCGCTTGGCTTTTGAATCCGCTGGCGGGAATTTTCTCGTTCCCGGTGCTTTGCGCTCTAGCTTTTTATTCGTACTGGAAGCGATTTTCTTGGCTTTGCCATTGGTATCTGGGTTTTGCGATTGGCATGAGTCCTTTGGGCGCTTGGATTGCGGTACGTGGGGAATTCGCTGCGTTTCCGATTTTTTTGATGTTCATTCTGATGCTTTGGATGGGTGGCTTTGACATAATTTACGCGACGCAGGATGAAGAAATCGATAAGAGGCAGGGATTGCATTCGGTGCCAGCGCGTTTTGGCCGAGCAAAGGCTTTGAAAATCGCTCTCGCGAGCCATTTGGCGATGCTTGCACTGTGCGTTATTTTTGGCGTTTACTGGCAGATGGGAATCGCCTGGTGGAGCGTGTTTGCTTTGATGGCGGCAGCGATTCTTTACATTCACCTGTTTCGCAAATCCGATGATCTGGATGCGATGAACCGGGACTTCTTTTTGGCGAATGTGGGCATTAGTGTTCTTGTGATGCTTGGACTGATTGTGTGGATTCTTTTAGGAGGAGATGTCAATGCGTTACGATGA